The Nitrospira sp. genome window below encodes:
- a CDS encoding ribonucleotide-diphosphate reductase subunit beta: MSHVKRPARLLDPGMCLTLRPMAYPVFFEMYRAAIKNTWTVEEVDFSTDVGDLRTKMSTAERHLVQRLVAFFATGDSIVSNNLVLNLYKHINAPEARMYLSRQLYEEALHVQFYVTLLDTYVPDPDERFSAFAAVETIPSIRRKADFCFTWMDSIQRLDALDSRENRSRFLHNLVCFAACIEGLFFFAAFAYVYFLRSRGLLHGLASGTNWVFRDESAHMAFAFEVVNQVRREEPDLFDETFEAHVGRMMDDAVACESAFAEDLLGGGVAGLSLRDVRRYLEFVADQRLTTLGLQKRYGAKNPFAFMDLQDVQEVANFFERRVSAYQVGVTGDVAFDAAF; the protein is encoded by the coding sequence ATGAGCCATGTCAAACGGCCTGCTCGCCTCCTCGATCCCGGTATGTGTCTGACACTGCGTCCCATGGCCTATCCGGTGTTTTTCGAGATGTACCGCGCCGCCATCAAGAACACCTGGACCGTGGAAGAGGTGGATTTCTCCACGGACGTCGGCGACCTGCGCACGAAGATGAGTACCGCCGAGCGTCACCTGGTACAGCGGCTCGTGGCCTTCTTTGCCACCGGCGATTCCATCGTGTCGAACAACCTCGTGCTCAATCTCTACAAACACATCAACGCACCCGAAGCGCGGATGTACTTGTCGCGTCAACTCTATGAAGAAGCTCTGCACGTCCAGTTCTACGTGACGCTGCTCGATACCTACGTGCCCGATCCCGACGAACGGTTCTCAGCGTTTGCCGCCGTGGAAACCATTCCGTCCATCCGCAGGAAAGCGGACTTTTGTTTCACCTGGATGGACTCCATTCAACGGCTCGATGCGCTGGATTCTCGCGAAAATCGCAGCCGGTTCTTGCACAACCTCGTGTGCTTCGCCGCCTGTATCGAGGGACTCTTTTTCTTCGCCGCATTTGCCTATGTGTACTTTCTCCGCTCGCGCGGACTTCTGCACGGACTCGCGAGCGGCACCAATTGGGTGTTTCGCGACGAGAGCGCCCACATGGCCTTTGCATTCGAAGTCGTGAACCAGGTACGGCGCGAAGAGCCGGATCTGTTTGACGAAACATTCGAAGCCCATGTCGGTCGGATGATGGACGACGCGGTCGCCTGCGAGAGCGCGTTCGCGGAAGATTTGCTCGGCGGCGGCGTGGCAGGGCTTTCGCTGCGCGATGTGCGGCGATACCTGGAGTTTGTAGCGGACCAACGGCTGACGACGCTTGGTCTCCAGAAGCGATACGGAGCGAAGAATCCTTTCGCATTCATGGACCTCCAAGACGTCCAAGAAGTCGCCAATTTCTTCGAACGGCGTGTATCCGCCTACCAAGTGGGGGTGACAGGAGACGTGGCCTTTGATGCGGCATTCTGA